A single Candidatus Chromulinivoraceae bacterium DNA region contains:
- a CDS encoding tRNA (adenosine(37)-N6)-dimethylallyltransferase MiaA: MAARSLEPPLVVIVGPTASGKTSLAIEVAEHFGGEIICADSRTIYKGMNIGTAKPTHEERTRVPHYGLDLIEPGERFSAADFKRYANKKIAEIRERGRVPLLVGGTGLYIDAVLFDYQFGVEADSKQRAEFEAMTLEELHDYCIENNVSLPENSLNKRYVIRAIEQKGVSVKRSAKPIDNSFIVGITTDREVLRNRISKRIEQLFDDGVVDEATMLSKKYGWNNEAMTGNIYRLIRSYLEGEQTLEEIKVKATTADWRLAKRQITWLKRNHAIHWLDPIEARNYLFRLLAKQ, from the coding sequence ATGGCAGCCAGATCTCTAGAGCCGCCTCTTGTTGTAATTGTTGGTCCAACTGCGAGCGGTAAGACCTCGCTCGCTATTGAAGTGGCCGAGCATTTTGGTGGTGAGATTATATGTGCCGATTCTCGTACTATCTATAAAGGAATGAATATCGGGACGGCCAAGCCTACGCATGAAGAGCGCACACGCGTTCCACATTATGGCCTGGATCTCATTGAGCCAGGCGAGCGATTTAGCGCAGCCGACTTTAAGCGATATGCAAATAAAAAGATTGCTGAGATTCGTGAACGTGGACGCGTACCACTCCTTGTGGGAGGCACAGGACTTTATATAGACGCTGTACTTTTCGATTATCAGTTTGGAGTAGAGGCCGACTCTAAGCAACGTGCTGAATTTGAGGCCATGACTCTAGAAGAGTTGCATGATTATTGCATTGAAAACAACGTGTCTCTACCAGAAAATTCGCTCAACAAGCGCTATGTTATTCGTGCAATCGAACAAAAAGGCGTAAGCGTAAAGAGAAGTGCTAAGCCTATAGACAATAGCTTTATTGTAGGAATAACTACAGATCGCGAAGTATTACGCAACCGTATCTCAAAGCGTATTGAACAATTATTTGACGATGGTGTTGTAGATGAAGCTACTATGTTGAGCAAAAAATATGGTTGGAATAACGAGGCTATGACAGGAAATATCTATCGCCTCATACGATCTTATCTGGAGGGCGAACAGACGCTCGAAGAAATAAAGGTAAAAGCCACAACAGCAGATTGGCGACTCGCAAAGCGGCAGATAACGTGGCTAAAACGAAACCACGCAATTCACTGGCTCGATCCGATAGAGGCGCGCAACTATTTATTTCGCCTACTCGCAAAGCAATAA
- a CDS encoding methylated-DNA--[protein]-cysteine S-methyltransferase yields the protein MPTDSQFRQDVYKTMAQVPEGRVITYGDIAGLAGHANAARIVGGMAHYGPSELPWHRLVNRFGGLASGFHGGREVQRQLLEAEGVTCTDFIVDNFKERRWQPDL from the coding sequence ATGCCAACAGATAGTCAGTTTCGTCAGGATGTATACAAGACCATGGCTCAAGTACCAGAGGGTCGAGTGATTACCTACGGAGATATCGCTGGACTTGCGGGTCACGCAAATGCGGCCCGAATTGTGGGTGGTATGGCACATTATGGTCCCTCCGAGTTGCCATGGCACAGGTTGGTTAACCGCTTTGGCGGTCTTGCGTCGGGGTTTCACGGCGGCAGGGAGGTGCAGCGGCAATTACTGGAGGCCGAAGGTGTTACATGTACAGATTTTATTGTTGATAATTTTAAGGAACGTCGATGGCAGCCAGATCTCTAG